In the genome of Budorcas taxicolor isolate Tak-1 chromosome 23, Takin1.1, whole genome shotgun sequence, one region contains:
- the C23H10orf143 gene encoding uncharacterized protein C10orf143 homolog: MDTLALGRWRRRRPEDLQVPGDAKRACRRLDAAAPERDCPQVRVRIPASGGSEEPESLDAQRRGRLPSPRPDSGQRRPGMGGPPDGGRSRAQPCPRCIAGESGHFSHTERR; encoded by the exons GGAGGCCCGAGGATCTGCAGGTCCCGGGGGACGCG AAGCGGGCATGCAGGAGGCTGGACGCCGCGGCGCCAGAGCGGGACTGCCCCCAGGTAAGGGTGCGCATCCCAGCGTCCGGGGGCAGCGAGGAGCCCGAGTCCCTGGATGCCCAGCGCAGAGGCCGCCTGCCCTCACCACGGCCCGACAGCGGCCAGCGCCGACCAGGCATGGGG GGTCCTCCGGACGGCGGAAGGAGCCGGGCCCAGCCTTGCCCGCGGTGCATCGCTGGAGAGTCT GGGCACTTTAGCCACACGGAGCGTCGGTAG